One Aegilops tauschii subsp. strangulata cultivar AL8/78 chromosome 7, Aet v6.0, whole genome shotgun sequence genomic window carries:
- the LOC109761006 gene encoding B3 domain-containing protein Os06g0112300-like isoform X2 yields MAAASTEPALPGGSPADEDAEAVVASDELRHLPDQALQARLQRMQASIHGGIAARLPDGGRTYRRKLLAVRRELERRKGQAPALPATAPHSPSPLPSSQHPPPCQGGPPDDVGCKHIVESSDVQGTSSLPDQMETPVCPSKQLPDAHIIKPKVEPCDDTLSPAPDASEDCETTPLSCSHPFFTIILSRSHVQKPFQLYIPGRFHKHLPEERTSATLICRGRSWAMRYCGDLKTKRLDADWMDFAVDNRLQVNDACVFELVTGTREEVVFQVQILRGGLPKDITSKGYTADEPLVIVG; encoded by the exons ATGGCTGCGGCTTCGACGGAGCCCGCGCTCCCCGGCGGCTCCCCGGCGGACGAGGACGCGGAGGCGGTGGTCGCCAGCGACGAGCTGCGCCATCTCCCGGACCAGGCGCTGCAGGCGAGGCTGCAGCGCATGCAGGCCAGCATCCACGGAGGCATCGCCGCCCGCCTCCCCGACGGCGGCAGGACGTATCGCCGCAAGCTCCTCGCCGTACGCCGCGAGCTCGAGCGCCGCAAGGGCCAGGCTCCTGCGCTCCCCGCCACGGCCCCGCACTCACCGTCGCCATTGCCCTCTTCCCAGCACCCGCCGCCGTGCCAAGGCGGGCCGCCG GACGACGTAGGATGCAAACATATTGTGGAATCGTCTG ATGTACAAGGGACCTCTTCCTTGCCTGATCAG ATGGAGACCCCTGTATGTCCATCAAAGCAGCTGCCGGATGCACACATCATCAAACCAAAAGTAGAGCCTTGCGACGACACACTGTCGCCAGCTCCAGATGCGAGCGAGGATTGTGAGACCACCCCACTCTCCTGCAGCCACCCCTTCTTCACCATCATCCTGTCGAGATCTCATGTTCAGAAGCCGTTTCAGCTG TACATTCCAGGCCGCTTCCACAAGCACCTCCCGGAGGAGCGCACTTCCGCCACCCTCATCTGCCGTGGGAGGTCATGGGCCATGCGCTACTGTGGTGACTTGAAGACGAAAAGGCTGGATGCAGATTGGATGGACTTCGCTGTCGACAACCGGCTGCAGGTCAACGATGCCTGTGTCTTCGAGCTTGTGACTGGCACCAGAGAGGAGGTGGTGTTCCAGGTCCAGATACTACGTGGCGGCCTGCCGAAGGATATCACCTCTAAAGGGTACACCGCCGACGAGCCTCTGGTCATTGTGGGTTAG
- the LOC109761006 gene encoding uncharacterized protein isoform X1, whose protein sequence is MAAASTEPALPGGSPADEDAEAVVASDELRHLPDQALQARLQRMQASIHGGIAARLPDGGRTYRRKLLAVRRELERRKGQAPALPATAPHSPSPLPSSQHPPPCQGGPPDDVGCKHIVESSDVQGTSSLPDQVKDEQMETPVCPSKQLPDAHIIKPKVEPCDDTLSPAPDASEDCETTPLSCSHPFFTIILSRSHVQKPFQLYIPGRFHKHLPEERTSATLICRGRSWAMRYCGDLKTKRLDADWMDFAVDNRLQVNDACVFELVTGTREEVVFQVQILRGGLPKDITSKGYTADEPLVIVG, encoded by the exons ATGGCTGCGGCTTCGACGGAGCCCGCGCTCCCCGGCGGCTCCCCGGCGGACGAGGACGCGGAGGCGGTGGTCGCCAGCGACGAGCTGCGCCATCTCCCGGACCAGGCGCTGCAGGCGAGGCTGCAGCGCATGCAGGCCAGCATCCACGGAGGCATCGCCGCCCGCCTCCCCGACGGCGGCAGGACGTATCGCCGCAAGCTCCTCGCCGTACGCCGCGAGCTCGAGCGCCGCAAGGGCCAGGCTCCTGCGCTCCCCGCCACGGCCCCGCACTCACCGTCGCCATTGCCCTCTTCCCAGCACCCGCCGCCGTGCCAAGGCGGGCCGCCG GACGACGTAGGATGCAAACATATTGTGGAATCGTCTG ATGTACAAGGGACCTCTTCCTTGCCTGATCAGGTGAAAGATGAGCAA ATGGAGACCCCTGTATGTCCATCAAAGCAGCTGCCGGATGCACACATCATCAAACCAAAAGTAGAGCCTTGCGACGACACACTGTCGCCAGCTCCAGATGCGAGCGAGGATTGTGAGACCACCCCACTCTCCTGCAGCCACCCCTTCTTCACCATCATCCTGTCGAGATCTCATGTTCAGAAGCCGTTTCAGCTG TACATTCCAGGCCGCTTCCACAAGCACCTCCCGGAGGAGCGCACTTCCGCCACCCTCATCTGCCGTGGGAGGTCATGGGCCATGCGCTACTGTGGTGACTTGAAGACGAAAAGGCTGGATGCAGATTGGATGGACTTCGCTGTCGACAACCGGCTGCAGGTCAACGATGCCTGTGTCTTCGAGCTTGTGACTGGCACCAGAGAGGAGGTGGTGTTCCAGGTCCAGATACTACGTGGCGGCCTGCCGAAGGATATCACCTCTAAAGGGTACACCGCCGACGAGCCTCTGGTCATTGTGGGTTAG